The stretch of DNA TCATTTCCCCCCGCGGTCGCAATTTCGATGAGCGGAGTGCCAATGTCACCAGCACCAACGATGACGATATACATCTGGAATCGGGGTTCTCCGCCGGTTATTGAAAGTGTGTCGCTTCTCAGATTTGCGTGACCCACGCGACGTAGTCGTCCGACCGCTCATAGACAGTACAGAACGCCACATCGACGAACGCCGCGACGCGTTCTGGGTCGGTGCGCGCGGCGATGCGGACGTTCGCACCCTCTGCTTCCTCAGGGCGGGTGAGCTCGTCGATTTTGAACGCCGGATAGTCTGCGAGCAGGGCTTTGAGGCGGTCGAGTTCGGCCGCGGTGCAATCGAGGTTGAGCGTGCCCGAGGCAAACTGTATCCACGGAGCGAGGGACTCGCCCTCGACTTCGGCTTCGATGGTGAGAAACTGGCTGTCTCGACTGTCGTGTGCGGCAATCGCATCGACGAAAAGTGCCCGACGCGTGTCGGCGGTATCGGCGGCAAATCGCGTCATGCGGACGGCTTTGTCGCGGAGGAGTAAAAGCGAGGGGGCCGCAGGTTGGCAGGACCTTCGCCCGTTTCCATACGCCTTTTAGGGCTGGCCTCAAATTCTCGGCTATGAGTCAGCCGCACATCCTGTTGCTCGGCGCACCGGGCGCTGGTAAAGGCACCCAGAGCAGTCGAATCGTGGAGGCGTTCGATGTCGAACACGTCACGACAGGTGACGCACTGCGCGCCAACAAGGACATGGAGACGGAGTACGGCACGCCTCGGTCGTTCATGGAAGCAGGCGAACTTGTCCCCGACCCGGTCGTAAACGCCATCGTCGAAGAGGCGCTCACGAGCGCGGACGGCTTCGTCTTAGACGGCTACCCGCGCAACTTAGAGCAGGCAGAAGAACTCGACGACATGACGAGCCTCGATCTCGTTGCCTACCTCAACGTTGCAGAAGAGGAACTCGTAGAACGTCTGACCGGCCGCCGCGTTTGCAGTGAGTGTGGCACCAATTTCCACATCAAATTCAACCAGCCCGCAGTACAGGGCGTCTGCGACGAGTGTGGCGGCGACCTCATCCAGCGTGACGACGACACCGAAGAGACCGTCCGCGAGCGCCTGCGCGTCTTTCGGGAGAACACGGAACCGGTCATCGAGTTCTACCGCGAGCGCGGCCAGCTCGTCGAAATCGACGGCGAAGGCACGCCCGACGAGGTCTGGGGGAAGCTGAAAGCCGCCATCGAAGCCGCACAGTAAGCGACTTTTCTTCCGGCGCGAAGCCGGTTTTCCGGCGCGCGCAGAGTAAAAGGTTGATTAACAGCTAGTGCCAAGAGAGGGCAATGGCACGGACAGCGGAAAAAGTGACCGCACTCGTCAACCAAGACGGGTCGATGGCCGACGCCCTCAACGTCGTCCTCGAACACGCCCAAAACGGAGATGGCTCCGTGACGTGGGGCGATGTGAAAGGCGAGATTACGAGCGGCGAGTGGGGTCGTCTCATCGAGAAGGGCATCCTGGTGGAGGGGAACGGCGAAGGGTTCGTCGTCAACAACCCAGACCAGGTGCGCGCGGCGCTCGATGACACCACCCCGGGCACGAAAAGTCGGTCGCGGTCGAAGAAGTCGAACAGTAGCGACACAGATTCGAGTTGGTCATCCTACGACAAGGCCGCAGCCCTCATCACCGTGGGGCTGTTCGCGGGCTACTCCTATGGCCCCGTTCGCGACATCATCGGTGGGGGGATGAACGTCCTCCTTGGTCCGCTCGAATCGATGTTGCCGTTCTACGTCGTCGTGATGGTGCTTGCACTCTTTACTGGGCTTTACTCGACGCTCTTGCAGGCGAACCTCATGGACATGGAGAAGATGGGCGAGTACCAGTCTGCGATGAAGGAGATTCAAGAGCGGCGCAAGGCCGCCCAAGAGCGCGGCGACGACGCCGAACTCGAACGCATCCAAGAAGAGCAGATGGAAGCCATGGGCGACAACCTCGGCATGTTCAAAGAGCAGTTCCGCCCGATGGTGTGGATTATGCTCCTGACCATCCCGGTGTTCCTCTGGATGTACTGGATGCTCCTCACCCGCGGTGACGTGATTACGCCGAACCAAATCACCATGCCGCTGATCGGGACGGTCGGCTGGGAAGAGGGTGTCCTTGGCCCACTGCAGGCGTGGATTCTCTGGTACTTCGTCTGCTCGGTGAGCTTCACCCAAATCATCCGCAAATCGCTCAACATCCAGACGACGCCGACGTAACGAACTTCTTTTTACTCCCTCGCTCGGAGGGTGTATATGCTAATTACCGTCTCCGGACCAGCCGGAAGCGGCAAGAGTACCACCGCGAAAGCGCTCGCCGAGGCACTTGGCTACGAGCACATCAGCGGTGGCGACCTCTTTCGCTCTCTTGCAGAAGAACGTGGACTGACACCGCTCGAACTCAACAAGCGCGCAGAAGAAGACGAGCAAATCGACCGCGACTTGGATCGAAGACTGCGCGACATCGCCCGCGACAAAGACGACGTGGTGCTCGAATCGCGCCTCGCTGGCTGGCTCGCAGGCGAGTACGCAGACCTCCGCCTCTGGCTTGATGCGCCACTGCACGTCAGAGCCGCACGGATTGCAGACCGCGAGGGCAAACCCGTAGAGCAAGCACGAAAGGAGACGCGCGCTCGCTCAAGCAGTGAAGCCCAGCGATATCAAGAGTACTACGGCATCGACATCACCAACCTCTCTATCTACGACCTGAACGTCAACACGGCGCGTTGGAGCCCGGAAAGCGCGCTCGCCATCGTCCGAACTGCGGCCGAAGAGTACACCGCAGCAGACGACGAAGGGACGGTCGAGATAACCATCGACTACCAGTTCTAATGCACACACGCGGCCCACCCGAAGAACGACGCCCCACAGACCGCCTCCAGTTCGGGGTCATCAACCTCGACAAACAGCCCGGCCCGTCGGCCCATCAGGTGACCGGCTGGGTGCGCGATTTGGCCGGAGTCGAACAGGCCGCCCACGCGGGAACCTTAGACCCGAAAGTCACGGGCTGTCTCCCGATTTTACTCGGTGACGCCACGCGCATGGCACAGGTGTTCTTAGAGGGCGAAAAGGAGTACGTCGCGGTGCTCGAACTCCACGGCCGCGCACCTGCGGACCTGGAAGCGACAGTGGAGGAGTTCGTCGGCCCGATTTACCAGAAACCGCCGCGCAAGAGCGCCGTGGTTCGTCGCCTGCGCGTCCGCGAGATTTACGACATCGACGTGCTCGAAGTCGCAGAGCGCCAAGCCCTCCTGAGAATTCGCTGTGAGAGCGGCACGTACATCCGGAAACTGTGCCACGATATCGGCCTCGCGCTCGGAACCGGCGGGCACATGGGCCACCTCCGCCGGACGGCCACGACGCCGTTCGACGATTCGACCATGGTGACGCTCCACGACTTCGCAGACGCGCTTGCCTTCGCCGAAGACGGCGACGAAAGCTGGCTCGACGAGGTGGTGCAGCCAGCAGAGCGCGCGCTCACTCACCTGCCGAAGGTTACGATTGCGCCAAATGCGGCCGAACAGGTCGCAAACGGCGCACAGGTGTACGCCCCCGGCGTGATTTCAGTCGAAGGCGTCGAAGACGGCGCCGAGGCAGACCGCCCACTCGTGGCGTGCTACACGCCGGACGGCGCGGTCGTGTGCCTCGGCAGACTGGTCGGTGCCCCGTCTCGGGAGACGGGCTGTGTGGTCTCCTTAGAGCGCGTTCTCGTCTGAGGAAACCCGTAGGCGGGACGCCGAAGCGAAGGGCTTAATGTGCCCACTCACATCTGCCGTATTGCGGGACCGTGGGGTAGCCTGGTATCCTCTGCGGATGGGGTCCGTAGGACCTGAGTTCGAATCTCAGCGGTCCCACCTTTTGACGCGAATAACGCTACGAGCGCCGCGTAGCGTGTGCGAGTAACTCCGTGAGCGTCGAAAGGTGGACAGAGCCTTGGCGTCTTGCGCGAGCGTGAAGAGCGACTGGCATCCACATTCAACCTCGCGTCCACCTTGCACATGCAAGCCCCAACCCGCCGCCGTACAGGACTTTCAAGCCAATCGGCCCAAGCACATACAAGTGGTCGCGCCAAATCAGTGGTATGGGGTTGGGTAAATTACTGAACTCTCGGGGAATAAAGCGGCTAAGTACGCTGTCGATGATTGCAGAGGCGGCGGTTGCGTTCCGTCGTGGAGAGAAGAAGATTGGAGCGATGCTCATCGGGGCGGCCGTGCTCTCCATGCGCTGGAGTGCCGTTGGGCTGGCCGGTGAGGGATTGATTCGACTGTACCGTCGGAAACGACCACTCTAAGCAAGCCAATGACAGACGATAACTCCGAAGACAAAGCCGAGGCAGCACAGGCACAGCAAGAAGCGCGAAACGAGCACGAACAGGAGCGCAAACAGGAAAAGCTCGAACGCGAAGACCAGAAACGAGAGCAGGAAGCCGAAAAAGCGGAGAATCCGGACAACCACCGCGACGGCGAGCCGTTCCAGAGCTGATTTTTTAGAGCAGTCCGGCGACGACGAGCAGCGCAAGGGCGACCGCGCCCGCGGTGAAAAACAGCGGGAGGTTCTGCTCTACGGCCACCTTCGCGGTTTTACTGCCGAGTTCGCGGCGGAGACGGCGGAGACCGACTTGGAGGAGGCCGGAGAGAATCACCCAGAGGACGACCATCGAGATGACGAGGTGGCCCCGCCCGGTCGAGGCCAGCGAGCCAAAGGTGTAGAAGTTCCCGGCGAGGTGGCCGCCGGTGATAAGCAAGAGAAGAATCGAGGCGGTCGTCACGGTGGTAAAGCGCCCGGCAATCCACTTGAGACCGTCAGTGCTCATCTGCCCGGCGCGGGCGGCGGGGAGGATGATACCGACGAAAAAGAGCGTGCCGCCGACCCAGATGCCGGCGAACAGCATGTGGAACACGGCCATAATCGTATCAATGAGTGCCATGTTCCGAGTATGGCACCGGGGTGTCCAAATTGTTCCGGTTGCTGAATTGTTTGGTCAGGCCGGGACCCATTGCGACCCAGAATTGCGGGTGACGATGATGCCTTCTGCTCGCCATTCGTCACAGACGGCCGGTATGCCGTCGTGGATTGTTGGGTAGTGTGGCGTCCAGCCGGTCGCGTCCCGAAAGTGGGCGGCCGAGGTCGGCATCGGGCGGGTCAGAAAGCGGACGAGGCCGCTGCCAGCGACGAGGCGTCCCAAAAACGGTGGGATGTGTCTCGGTTCCGGGGCATCGAGTGCCTCCGCGAAGGTGTGTAGGTACTCGGCCAGCGAGACTGGCGTTTCATCAACGACGTGATAACGTCCCACTGCTCCGGCCTCCATCGCATCGACGAAGGCACGTGCTGCGTCCTCGACGTGCAGGTGGCTGAGGAGGGCGTCGCCTCGGCCAATGATGGGCATCCGTCGAGAGAGCACCCGTTGGGCAATGGTCTGTGTCTGGGTGCTGCCAGCGGAGTAGAACCAGCCACAGCGCAGGATTGTCGTGTCGAACTCGTTCGTGGTTCCCGCCGCGGTGACGATGTCCTCTGCGTCGAGCGCCGAGGCAGTCGTTCGGTCGGGGTGGGGTGGTGCGGTCTCGTCGTAGAAACTCCCGTCTGGCTGGCGGGCAACCCAGACGATGCTTTGTTGGAGGAACTGCGAAGCGTCCACCGCCGCGGCCACATCGGTAAGGTTTCGCGTTCCCTCGCGGCGAACGCGGTCGTTCAGTTGCCATGCAGCCCGTTTGGGGCGAGCAGTCGTGGGGATGGCGGTCGCAGCGTTGATAATCACGTCCGCGCCGAGCGCCGCTTCACGGAGTGAGTCGGGGTCTAACACGTCCCCGCGTCGAGGATGCCCGCCCGCCAATTCGATGCGTCTGTCACCCGCTGCCCCCCGCGACAGACCAATCGCTTCGTGACCACGGTTCGTGCACGCTTCGACCAACCTTTGTCCGAGGACACCCGTTGCTCCCGCAATGAACACCTGCATAGCTGGAAGTAGGAGTGCAGTAGGGATACTCGTTACCAGAAACGGGAAATAGTCGAGTTAGTCGTGCTTTGCGGCGGGGTTGGTCACCGCGCCGATTGCGGCCGAGCCGAACAGTTGGCCGTACTTTGCGAGCACGCCCGAGTCGTAGTTCGGTGCGGGTGCCTCCCAGTCGTCGAGTCGGGCGGCGAGTTCGGCCTCAGAGAGGTCGATGTCGAGGGAGCGTTCCGGGATGTCCACCGTAACGATATCGCCCTCTTCGAGGACGGCGATTGGCCCGCCGACGAACGCTTCGGGGGCGACGTGGCCAATCATCGGGCCACGCGTGCCGCCGGAGAACCGGCCGTCGGTGATGAGCGCCACGTCGTCTTCGTGGCCCGCCCCGACGACGGCGGCGGTGACGCCGAGCATTTCGCGCATGCCGGGGCCGCCCTGTGGCCCTTCGTTGCGGATGACGATGACGTCGCCCGATTCGATGTGACCCTCTTGGACGTAGGCCATCGCGTCCTCTTCGTCTTCGAAGATGCGGGCGGGGCCTTCGTGGTGGAACTTGTCGTCGCCGGTGACTTTGAGCACCGCGCCGTCGGGCGCGAGGTTGCCTTTGAGGATTTTGATGGCTCCCTCTGCCTGTTTCGGTTCCTCGACAGTGTAGAGGAAGTCTGTCTCGATGTCCTCGTCTGCAGGCAGGTCGAGCTGGTCGAGTTCGTCTGCGATGGTGCGGCCGGTCACGGTCATCGCGTCGCCGTGGATGAGTCCGGCGTCGAGCAGACGGCGGATGACGATTGGAACGCCGCCGATTTCGTGGAGGTCGTTCATGACCCGCGTGCCGCCGGGCTGGAGGTCGGCGATTTTCGGCGTGCGACGCGAGATCTCGTCGAAGTCGTCGATATCGAGGTCGATGCCCGCCTCGCGGGCGAGCGCGAGCAGGTGGAGCACGCCGTTGGTCGAACCACCAATCGCGGTCTGGACGGCGATGGCGTTCTCGAAGGATTTTCGGGAGAGAATGTCGGAGGGACGGCGGTCTTCGCGGATGACCTCGACGGCGAGTTCGCCTGCGCGTCGGGCCACGTCGTAGCGTTCGTCGTGTTCTGCGGGTGCGCTTGCACTCCCGAGTGGGGCCATGCCGAGCGCTTCGCTGATGGATGCCATCGTGTTCGCGGTGAACATCCCACCGCAGGAACCCGCGCCGGGACAGGCGTGGCGCTCTAGCTCGTCTAATTCTTCTTCGCTCATGTCGCCGGTTGCGTACGCGCCGACGCCTTCGAACACCTGGACGATGGTCACGTCGCGGCCGTCGTGGTGGCCGGGCATGATGGAGCCACCGTAGAGAAAGACGCTCGGGAGGTCGGTTCTGATGGATGCCATCATCATCCCCGGGAGGTTTTTGTCACAGCCCGCGACCGTGACGAGGCCGTCGAGTCGTTCCCCGAAGGCGACGAGCTCAACCGAATCGGCGATGACTTCTCGGGAGATGAGCGAGGCTTTCATCCCTTCGGTGCCCATCGAGATGGCGTCCGAGATGGTGATGGTGCCGAACTCAATTGGCATACCGCCCGACTGGTCGACCCCTTCGATGGCCGAGGCCGCAACGTCGTCTAAGTGGACGTTACACGGCGTGATGTCCGCGGCGGGGTTTGCGATGCCAATCATGGGCGAGGCGAGGTCTTCGTCGTCGAAGCCCATCGCCCGGAACATGGCGCGGTGTGGCGCTCGTTCTGGCCCCTCGGTGACATCGCGGGAGGGAAGCCCCTCTGGCTTCTCTAACTTCTGCTTGTGACGCTGGCTCATACGCGGAGGTAGCCACGGAGGTTCTTAAAAGGCCGCACCCGAACAGATGTTGCTGTCATTCCGAAACAACAGAACACCTTTGCCGTCGGGGGCGGGAAAACAGGGTGATGAACGCCGACTGGCCGGAGGCTGCCGTCGTCATCGCCGCCTACGAGGAGGCCGACTCGGTTGGCCGCACGTTTGACGCGCTCGCTGGGCAGGACGCCGAGGTCATCGTCGTGGTCGGCGGCGACGACGAAACGGCCGAGATTGCGATAGCCCACGACGCCGTCGACCGCGTTCTCTGCGACGAAGCCGAAGACGGCCCGAGCGCCGCGCGCAATCAGGGCGCACGCGCCGCGTCAGCAGAAGTCGTCTGTTTCACCGACGCGGACACTGTTGTTCCAAACTACTGGGTCGCAAAGCATCGGCGTCACTATACGGATGATACGGTGGCGGGCGTTGGCGGCCCGCTCCGGCCACAGGGAAACAGCACGAAACACCGAATTTTGTTCAAACTCCTCTCTGACTACTGGTATCGCGCGGCGTGGCCCGTCGGCTTCGTTCAGCAATCGGGGAACAACTGTTCGTATCGCCGGAGTGCGTTTCTCGAAGCCGGTGGCTTCGACGAGGAGATTCCGTTCATGGAAGATACCGAGTTGTCCCTTCGGATGAAGCACTACGGGCGCATCGTCTACGACAAGGAGTGTCCGGTGTACACCTCGACGCGTCGCCAGACCAACCAGGGCTACGTCGGGCTGTTTCTCACCTACGTTCGCGGCTATCTCGATTACTTCGTCCTCGACCGGCGACCCGACAACGGCTACTTTAAATAGTCAGTTGCCACTGTCGAAACCCCGATACCACAACCACGCCAAGCGACGGCCATGGTGCGGGTCTCGACCGGTGGTCGTCTCCACTTTGGCTTTAGCAACCTCTCGCTTGCGCACGCGCGCCTCTACGGCGGCGTCGGCGTCACGCTCGCAGAGCCACGCGTGGTGGTCGAAGCCCACCCCGCAGACGGCGTTGTGTGTGACCACCCGGTCGCCGCCCGCTACGCACAAGACGCAGTCGCCGTCCTCGGCGTGCCCGGCGCGCGCGTGACGGTACACGAAGAACTGCCCCGACACGTCGGTCTCGGGAGCGGCACACAGCTCGCGTTGGCGACGCTCAAAGCCGTCGCAGAGGCGAACGATCAGGAGATTTCCGTGCGCGAAGTTGCGCCGACGCTCGGCCGCGGCGGGCGCAGCGGCATCGGAGTGGCAGGTTTCGAGTCAGGTGGGTTCATTTTCGACGCCGGTCACCCGACGGAGCGATTCACGACAAATCGCCCGGCGGACGGCGAGTGGGACGTGCCCGCGGTTGCGGCGCGCCACGACATCCCCACAGACTGGCGGTTCGTCGTCGTGATTCCAGCCATCCCATCGGGGCGAAGCGGCGCGGACGAAGACGAGAGCATTCGGACGGTCGTCGAAGACGCAGACCCGATGCTCGCAGACGACATTTCGACCCAAATTGCCCGGCGCATCCTGCCCGCGGTCGCAGAGGGCGACTGGCGGACGTTTGGCTCGGCGGTGGCGACCATCAGCCGCCTCAATGGCGCGTGGTACGCAGACGAACAGGGCGGCGTGTTCCGCCCGCCCCTTGGGGAACTCGTGAATACGCTGACCGCGAGCGGCGCGGTGTCGGGCGCAGGCCAGTCGTCGTGGGGACCAGCAGTGTTCGGCGTGACCGACCGCGACCACGCGGAAGCAGCCCGAAACGTGGCACACGAAGCGCTCGACGCGGTTTCGGTATCGGGCGAGGTGTTCGTCACCCGGGGTCGAAACGCTGGGGCGGACATTCATTCGGAGTAACACGTAAGCGGGAGGCCTGCCATAGCCCGGTATGAAGCGCATCCCCTTTGGCATCCCGCGGCTCGACTCCATCATCGACGGTGGCGCACCCGCCGGGAGCGTCGTCTTGCTGTCTGGAGAAGCAGGGGCAGGGGCACGGGAGTTCATGTACACGAGCGCCGTGATGAACGGCCTCGCAGACGGTGATACGGAACTGTTCGACCTCTACTACGGCGACGTGCAACCGGAAACGGTGTTTCCGGACGAAGTTCATTATCTGTCATTTACCGCAGACGAAGCCCAACTCACCCGTGAGATTGGGATGACCATCGACGAAGAAATCGTCGAACAGAGCGTCGAGGCAATTACGTTTCACGACCTCTCAGACGAGTATTTCAACGAGAGCCAAGTGCCGAGAGAGTGGTACGCAGAGAAGGCGCTCTCAATCGAAGACCTCGGCACGTCACACGACTCAGAAGGCGTGCTTACGGCACTCTCCCACTGCCTCGACCGCGTCGCAAGCGGCAACCTCGTCGTCATTGACTCGCTCACTGACCTCGTGAGCATCGTCTCCGACGAACGCCCGTGGGCTGACATCACGCTGATAATTAAAGGCCTCCAGAAGGCAGCCTACCGGTGGGACGGCCTGATTCTCCTCTACATCAACGCAGAGACGATTCAGCCAGAAGAACACGAACAACTGGTCGAAGCGACCGACGGGACGATGGAATTTACGTGGGAAACCGGCGGGTCGAGTCGGGCGCGAACCATGTTCGTCAAACAGTTCCGCGGCATCCTCCCACGGATTGAGGCTGAAAACATCGTTCGATTCGAAACTGAAATTAACGACTCCGGGTTCGACATTAGCAACGTGCAGAAAATCAGATAAGTTGGAAGGAACGTTTATGGTGATTGTTCCGAAATCTGTACTGAATGGAGGGTGAGGAATCGAGGGATGTGGCGGTGCGGATACCGGAGTCGCTTGACGAGTGGCTCACAGCAAAAACAGCGGCGCTTGGCGTCTCGCGTGAGACGCTCCTCGTCCAGTTGCTTGCGGCGTATCGGTTGACTGACGAAACCACCGCAGGTGACCTCAAAGCGGCGCTCGAACAACACGATGCAGTCGATAGCAACCAGCTTGCGGCAGTCGAGTCTGCGCTCACACAGAAAGTCGACACAGAAGTGGGCGAGCTAGACGAGAAGGTCAACTCGCTCATCGACGACGTACGAGCGCGAGTCATTCAGGTGAAAAAAGAGGCAGATTCGAAAGCAGAGAGCGACCACACGCACCCAGAACTCTCGACCGTCGAAACTCTCGAAGAGTCAGTAAACCGCCTCCAAGACGAAGTAGACCGGCTGGAAACCGCCGTAGACCACGAGGCGAGCACGCGCACGGACGAACACACGGCGCTTCGTGAGCGTATCGACGACCTCGAATCGAAGCTCCAGACCGTTGCCCGCGTCACACTCGACATGCGCAACGTGGTGCGCACTGACGCAGAGCGCGCAGAGCGCGAGCGACTGCTTTCAACCCTCAGAGAGATTGCGACGGAGGAGGGCGTGCGCAACGCGAAGTGTGGCGCGTGTGGCGCGCCAATCGACGTGGCGCTCCTCAATGACCCAACCTGTCCGGGCTGTGGCCACCTGTTCACCGACATTGAACCGGGGACGTGGCTCATTCGCTCGCCACGACTCGTGAACACCCGCCCCGAACTCGAAGTCGGAGGCGACGAGGAGACCGACTTAGACGTGCTCGCGGAGGTCGTCGGCGAGGTCGAAGTCGCCCCCGGAGGTAACAACCAATGACGCGCGACGACCACGACATCTTCGACCAACTCGCAGCGGAGACGAGCCACGAGGTGAAAGACCCGCTTTCAGAACTCGGCGCCGAGTCGCTGCGTGACGAAGAAGCCAAAACACTCGCCGAGGACGACCTCTGGGACGCGCTCGCGGACACAGACGACATGACGATTACGAGCACAGCCGGCGAGGGCGAAGAGGCCATCGTGGAAAAACAGGACTTCTGTGAGTCCTGCGAGCACTTCACCGCACCGCCGGAGGTCGGCTGTACGAACGACGGGACGAAAATCGTCGAACAGACCGACATGCGCCACTTCAAGGTGCGAAACTGCCCCGTCGTCGCCCAACGGCGCGAACTCGAAGAAGAGCGCTAACCCTTTTTTGCGCAGAGCGACAACCCGCGTCCATGCAATTTTGCGACGAGTGTGGCTCCATGATGCACGCAGACGGCGATGAGATGGTGTGCAAGAGCTGTGGCGCGCGCGTGCCAAAGGACAAAGAGGCCGCGAAAAGCTTCGTCAGCACGGAAAAGCAAACCTTCGACGACGTTATCGAAACCAGCGAAGAGGCCTCAGACGAGGGGAAACCAACCGCCAACGAAGAGTGCAAAAAGTGTGGGCACGACCGCGCGTGGTACACCATCAAGCAGACCGGGTCTGCTGACGAGCCACCGACGCGGTTTTTCAAGTGTATGGAATGCGGGCATCGGTGGCGAGGGTATAGCTGAGGGCAGGTGTCGAGTAGCCGACGCGATAGTTCGAGACACATCACGCCGATTGGATGACGTGCTGCGGGCCCGAGACTGGGTGGGCTCACGTGAAGCAAAACACCATTACCTCCCGTGTCCGTGGCTAGTGGTATGGGTTCAACGGACAAGGTGACCGTCAGAGACGTGATGTCCACGCCGCTTGAGACGATTTCGAAGGGCGCAACGATTCGGGAAGCCGCCCAGCAGATGCGTGAAAAGGATATCAGTGCACTGGTCGTCGAGACCACTCCGCGAGCGATTATTAGCAGTACGGACGTGCTCGATGCCGTCGCGAGCGGGCGTGACATCTCGAAGCTAACCGTAGCTGACGTGATGACCACCAACGTCGAGACGGCCACGCCAAACCTCTACATGGAAGAGGTTGCCGCGATGATGACCAGTTACGGTATCAAACACCTCCCGGTTGTTGACGACGACTACGTCGGAATGATCTCCTCAACCGACGTCATGGCGTACCTCTCCTAAGCAACGTAGCAGTCAAGATATGGGAAGCGAGCAGGTTCACAACTGGACGACGAGGCCCTCACGGGCTCGTTCGTACGTCGTCTCGAATGGGTCGGTGCGGTCGCGGAGCGTCTCTCGCAGCCACGCAGCCTCGTCCTCGGTCGTCGGTCTGACCCCGTCGTCGATGTGGAACGGGACGAGCCGTATCTTTTCGAATTCCCCGTCGATGAGCGTGACTTCGAACAGGTAGCTCTTGTCGTTACCCAGGTCGTCTTTGATACCGAAATCGTCCACAAGGTCGCCGGTATCGTGGAGGATGACGCCGTCTTCGTACTGTTCTATCGCTTGAACCACGTGTGCGCTGTGCCCGTGGACGAGGTCAACGCCGCGGTCTACGAGCCAGTGGCCGAACTCAACCAGTCGGTCGCGGGGACGTTCGATCCAGTTTTCGCCCCAGTGGACGGACGCGACGAGGATATCCGGATCCGTTGCTTTCGCTCGCTCTATTGCGTCACCGACGACGCGCTGAGTTTCCGGACCGTCGTAGTTCCGAGAAATCCAGGCGATTCCGGGTCGATCCTCAGTCGCCGCGTAAAATTCGTACTCGTCTGAAAACGAGATAGCGGCGACATCGAGGCCGCCGACCGAAAACGTCGCGGGTGCGCGCGCAGCCGCCGCGTTTTCGCCAGTGCCCGCGTGTTCGATACCACCTGCATCGAGTGCGTCGATTGTGTCGGTGAGGGCAACCGCGCCGAAATCCATCGCGTGATTGTTGGCGAGCGAGGCGAACGTAACGTTCCCGGCGTTGAGCGCGGGAACCGCCCACGCTGGATCCCCGCGAAAGTGGTAGGTGCGGTCGGGAAATCGTTCTCCACGCGTCGAGAGACAGCATTCGAGGTTACAGAAAACGCCGTCGAGCGACTGGAGTCTGGGCTGGAAGTCACCCCAGATAGTCGCCGGGTCAACGTCTTCGTCGCCATAAATTCCGTTGAGCGATCGTCCGACCATCGTGTCCCCGCCGAATCCAATGGTCGTTTTTCGGTGTGCAGTCGTCGTCGAGTCGACAGTGGTAGCCGGGGTGGTGGTCGACTCGGAGGTGGGAGGGGCGTCGGCCCCAGTGGGCATCTCGGATGGGGGCGAGTCAGTGCTCGTTCCGATGCAGCCTCCGAACGCCACCACGCCCATCGCTGAGAGGAATGCGCGTCGATTCCGCTTCATTCAGTTGTTGGTTCAGTGTCATGTTCTAAATACCTGACGGCGTGAATGCGTAAATAACTGCCCACCAACTGTCCGTAACTGCCCGCGACGACACTGCTTTGCTGGGTCGGTGAGGTTGTGAGAGGGTGTTTATTG from Haladaptatus sp. ZSTT2 encodes:
- a CDS encoding adenylate kinase; this encodes MSQPHILLLGAPGAGKGTQSSRIVEAFDVEHVTTGDALRANKDMETEYGTPRSFMEAGELVPDPVVNAIVEEALTSADGFVLDGYPRNLEQAEELDDMTSLDLVAYLNVAEEELVERLTGRRVCSECGTNFHIKFNQPAVQGVCDECGGDLIQRDDDTEETVRERLRVFRENTEPVIEFYRERGQLVEIDGEGTPDEVWGKLKAAIEAAQ
- a CDS encoding DUF106 domain-containing protein; protein product: MARTAEKVTALVNQDGSMADALNVVLEHAQNGDGSVTWGDVKGEITSGEWGRLIEKGILVEGNGEGFVVNNPDQVRAALDDTTPGTKSRSRSKKSNSSDTDSSWSSYDKAAALITVGLFAGYSYGPVRDIIGGGMNVLLGPLESMLPFYVVVMVLALFTGLYSTLLQANLMDMEKMGEYQSAMKEIQERRKAAQERGDDAELERIQEEQMEAMGDNLGMFKEQFRPMVWIMLLTIPVFLWMYWMLLTRGDVITPNQITMPLIGTVGWEEGVLGPLQAWILWYFVCSVSFTQIIRKSLNIQTTPT
- the cmk gene encoding (d)CMP kinase, producing the protein MLITVSGPAGSGKSTTAKALAEALGYEHISGGDLFRSLAEERGLTPLELNKRAEEDEQIDRDLDRRLRDIARDKDDVVLESRLAGWLAGEYADLRLWLDAPLHVRAARIADREGKPVEQARKETRARSSSEAQRYQEYYGIDITNLSIYDLNVNTARWSPESALAIVRTAAEEYTAADDEGTVEITIDYQF
- a CDS encoding RNA-guided pseudouridylation complex pseudouridine synthase subunit Cbf5, whose translation is MHTRGPPEERRPTDRLQFGVINLDKQPGPSAHQVTGWVRDLAGVEQAAHAGTLDPKVTGCLPILLGDATRMAQVFLEGEKEYVAVLELHGRAPADLEATVEEFVGPIYQKPPRKSAVVRRLRVREIYDIDVLEVAERQALLRIRCESGTYIRKLCHDIGLALGTGGHMGHLRRTATTPFDDSTMVTLHDFADALAFAEDGDESWLDEVVQPAERALTHLPKVTIAPNAAEQVANGAQVYAPGVISVEGVEDGAEADRPLVACYTPDGAVVCLGRLVGAPSRETGCVVSLERVLV
- a CDS encoding NAD-dependent epimerase/dehydratase family protein, which translates into the protein MQVFIAGATGVLGQRLVEACTNRGHEAIGLSRGAAGDRRIELAGGHPRRGDVLDPDSLREAALGADVIINAATAIPTTARPKRAAWQLNDRVRREGTRNLTDVAAAVDASQFLQQSIVWVARQPDGSFYDETAPPHPDRTTASALDAEDIVTAAGTTNEFDTTILRCGWFYSAGSTQTQTIAQRVLSRRMPIIGRGDALLSHLHVEDAARAFVDAMEAGAVGRYHVVDETPVSLAEYLHTFAEALDAPEPRHIPPFLGRLVAGSGLVRFLTRPMPTSAAHFRDATGWTPHYPTIHDGIPAVCDEWRAEGIIVTRNSGSQWVPA